From a region of the Panicum virgatum strain AP13 chromosome 2K, P.virgatum_v5, whole genome shotgun sequence genome:
- the LOC120695736 gene encoding ER membrane protein complex subunit 3-like, whose protein sequence is MAEELVLDTAIRDWVLIPLSVVMVLIGVLRYFVSKLMRSPSASPSPDPKLVREGQVVIRARNLRTNSQFIPVKAFKARKVYYTNEENGLLHVPKEDAQKAQAAMFSDPNMAMDMMKKNLSMIVPQTLTFAWVNFFFSGFVAAKIPFPLTQRFRGMLQNGIDLSTVDVSYVSSRSWYFLNLFGLRGLFSLILGEENATDDAQKMMQMGGGFGFNPAMSLGAEKDNLDIIQHDWALPKMERHAEDVLKKLLKK, encoded by the exons ATGGCGGAGGAGCTGGTTCTCGACACGGCGATTCGGGACTGGGTCCTGATCCCGCTCTCCGTCGTCATGGTCCTCATCGGCGTGCTCCGCTACTTCGTCTCCAAGCTCATGCGGTCGCCGTCGGCCTCCCCGTCCCCCGATCCCAAGCTCGTCAGGGAAGG GCAGGTCGTCATCAGGGCGAGGAACCTGAGGACCAACTCGCAGTTTATACCGGTCAAGGCGTTCAAGGCACGCAAGGTTTATTACACCAACGAG GAAAATGGATTACTTCATGTTCCCAAGGAAGATGCTCAGAAGGCTCAGGCAGCCATGTTTTCCGATCCGAACATGGCCATGGATATGATGAAGAAGAACCTATCCATGATAGTTCCTCAG ACACTTACATTTGCATGGGTGAACTTCTTCTTTTCAGGTTTCGTTGCAG CGAAAATCCCCTTTCCACTGACTCAACGATTCAGGGGAATGTTGCAAAATGGGATTGACCTGAGTACTGTTGACGTGAGCTATGTTAGCAGCCGTTCGTG GTACTTCCTAAATTTATTTGGCTTGAGAGGTCTCTTCAGCCTGATCCTTGGCGAAGAAAATG CAACTGATGATGCCCAAAAGATGATGCAAATGGGCGGTGGATTTGGATTTAACCCAGCAATG AGTTTGGGTGCGGAGAAGGACAACTTGGACATCATCCAGCATGACTGGGCTCTACCAAAGATGGAGCGCCACGCTGAGGATGTGTTGAAGAAGCTGTTGAAGAAATGA
- the LOC120695737 gene encoding ninein-like isoform X2, which yields MRIMRRLMLAAALLLLLLLVAGPAAAQDAAVEGVAPAAEELAANARAKEAAVLAAELVQLRAKISALESRIADQTLELKTKDDAIETLDMIVKEKSQQITTMQNQAASLQAKGSSAAEEQASKANARAIELEKLIEKLKKDITAQKSKKAALEARASDADKKVQELNMKLEKLQRTGDDQKRRIQKTEHALKVAEEELMKVQLETTTKAKQLREVHGAWLPPWLATHAAHSMEVVSNHWNEHGKPAFDSLLQKASEKSAQAKKWAEPHVETAKTKWMPVAKEKWATLKKNAEPYVQMVSEKSVEVYQTSSDFIRPHLLNAHQVADPYFQEAKKLSKPYIDQIVTATKPHVEKIRTTLKPYTKRARHVYGQFLQTATTYHQQAQATISGYLHQHEFTKQFVTDELVWYLVGTS from the exons ATGCGGATCATGAGGCGGCTcatgctggcggcggcgctgctgctgctgctgctactcgtcgcggggccggcggcggcgcaggacgcggcggtggagggcgtggcgccggcggcggaggagctcgccgcGAACGCGAGGGCCAAGGAGGCGGCGGTTCTGGCCGCGGAGCTGGTCCAGCTCCGGGCGAAGATCTCCGCGTTAG AGTCACGCATTGCAGACCAGACCCTGGAGTtgaagaccaaggacgatgcaATTGAAACACTGGATATGATTGTCAAAGAGAAGTCGCAGCAGATAACTACTATGCAGAATCAAGCAGCTTCCCTCCAG GCAAAGGGCTCTTCAGCTGCAGAGGAGCAAGCAAGCAAGGCCAATGCACGGGCTATTGAGCTCGAGAAGCTG attgagaagctcaagaaggatATTACAGCACAAAAAAGCAAAAAGGCAGCTCTGGAGGCTAGGGCCAGCGATGCAGATAAGAAGGTGCAAGAGCTGAATATGAAGCTGGAGAAA CTCCAGAGGACAGGCGATGATCAAAAGCGCAGGATTCAGAAGACTGAACATGCTCTTAAAGTTGCTGAG GAGGAACTGATGAAGGTGCAGCTGGAAACAACAACAAAAGCAAAACAGCTGAGAGAG GTTCATGGAGCTTGGTTGCCACCTTGGTTGGCGACACATGCAGCTCACTCTATG GAGGTGGTATCAAATCACTGGAACGAACATGGGAAACCTGCCTTCGACAGCTTATTGCAGAAG GCATCAGAAAAATCAGCCCAGGCAAAGAAATGGGCTGAGCCCCATGTGGAAACTGCTAAGACG AAATGGATGCCTGTTGCTAAAGAAAAATGGGCTACCTTGAAGAAAAATGCGGAGCCTTATGTCCAAATGGTCTCAGAGAAATCAGTGGAGGTTTATCAAACATCAAGTGACTTTATTAGGCCTCATCTTTTAAATGCACATCAAGTTGCTGATCCCTACTTCCAG GAAGCCAAGAAATTATCCAAACCCTATATCGATCAAATTGTTACAGCCACTAAACCACATGTTGAGAAAATTAGAACTACTCTGAAGCCTTATACTAAAAGAGCACGCCATGTATATGGACAATTTCTTCAGACAGCTACTACATATCATCAGCAG GCTCAGGCAACTATCTCGGGTTACCTTCACCAACATGAATTTACAAAACAATTTGTAACTGATGAGTTGGTGTGGTATCTGGTAGGCACCAGTTGA
- the LOC120695735 gene encoding ervatamin-B-like — protein MARPSLLLALLVAVWVCAAPARAADPLLERFERWMGRHGRLYADAGEKQRRLEVYRRNIELVERFNSMGNGGYRLADTRFADLTNEEFRAKMLGWGPRSRTGHATAPSTVTRVGSGLAGDFSDLPKGVDWREKGAVAPVKNQGECGSCWAFSAVAAMEGINQIKNGKLVSLSEQELVDCDTVAVGCAGGYMSWAFEFVMKNRGLTTERNYPYLGMNGACQKPKLKESAVAISGYVNVTASSEADLLRAAAAQPVSVAVDAGSFVWQLYGGGVFTGPCTTELNHGVTVVGYGETQGDADGDGAGTPGQKYWIVKNSWGPEWGEDGYIRMQRQAGAADGLCGIALLPSYPLM, from the exons ATGGCGAGGCCGTCCCTGCTTCTCGCCCTGCTGGTCGCCGTATGGGTATGCGCGGCtccagcgcgcgccgccgaccCGCTGCTGGAGAGGTTCGAGCGGTGGATGGGCAGGCACGGCCGGCTGtacgccgacgccggcgagaagcagaggcgGCTCGAGGTGTACCGGAGGAACATCGAGCTGGTCGAGCGGTTCAACTCCATGGGCAATGGCGGGTACAGGCTCGCTGACACCAGGTTTGCTGACCTGACGAACGAGGAGTTCAGGGCCAAGATGCTGGGCTGGGGACCTCGCAGCAGGACCGGGCACGCCACGGCGCCAAGCACCGTGACTCGT GTTGGCAGTGGACTGGCTGGAGATTTCTCTGATCTGCCGAAAGGCGTCGACTGGCGGGAGAAAGGAGCTGTGGCGCCGGTGAAGAACCAGGGGGAGTGTG GTTCTTGCTGGGCGTTCTCCGCCGTCGCGGCCATGGAGGGCATCAACCAGATCAAGAACGGGAAGCTGGTGTCCCTGTCGGAGCAGGAGCTCGTCGACTGCGACACCGTGGCCGTCGGCTGCGCCGGCGGGTACATGAGCTGGGCGTTCGAGTTCGTCATGAAGAACCGTGGCCTCACCACCGAGAGGAACTACCCTTACCTAG GGATGAACGGCGCCTGCCAGAAGCCCAAGCTGAAGGAGAGCGCGGTGGCCATCTCCGGGTACGTGAACGTGACGGCCAGCAGCGAGGCGGACCTCCtgcgggccgccgcggcgcagcCGGTGTCCGTGGCCGTGGACGCCGGCAGCTTCGTGTGGCAGCtctacggcggcggggtgtTCACGGGGCCCTGCACCACCGAGCTCAACCACGGGGTGACGGTGGTCGGGTACGGCGAGACCCAGGGGGacgcggacggcgacggcgccgggaCCCCGGGGCAGAAGTACTGGATCGTCAAGAACTCGTGGGGGCCCGAGTGGGGCGAGGACGGCTACATCCGCATGCAGCGCCAAGCCGGCGCTGCCGACGGCCTCTGCGGCATCGCGCTTCTCCCGAGCTACCCGCTCATGTGA
- the LOC120695734 gene encoding probable mitochondrial adenine nucleotide transporter BTL1: MGYQDAPGGGGKLSLDSVGFAGPGAGAGGGGYKELLVMPKDDGLDGAKVAEVIAVRLPDVAGAVKTILGRREVREFASGALAGAMSKAILAPLETIRTRMVVGVGSRHIFGTFVEIIEQNGWQGLWAGNTINMLRIIPTQAVELATFECVKRSMAEAQEKWKEDGYPKIQLGNLKIELPLHFLSPVAIGGAAAGIAGTLACHPLEVIKDRLTVSREVYPTISLAFSKIYQTEGIGGLYSGLCPTLIGMIPYSTCYFFMYDTIKTSYCRLHKKSSLSRPELVLIGALSGLTASTISFPLEVARKRLMVGALKGKCPPNMIAALSEVIKEDGLLGLYRGWGASCLKVMPNSGITWMFYEAWKDILLADKDKQRA; this comes from the exons ATGGGCTACCAGGacgcgccgggcggcggcgggaagctATCGCTGGACAGCGTGGGCTtcgccggccccggcgccgggGCGGGCGGGGGCGGGTACAAGGAGCTCCTCGTCATGCCTAAGGACGACGGCCTCGACGGCGCCAAGGTCGCGGAGGTCATCGCCGTCAGGCTGCCGGACGTCGCAGGGGCCGTGAAG ACTATCTTGGGGCGCAGAGAGGTTAGAGAATTTGCCAGTGGGGCATTAGCTGGTGCTATGTCAAAAGCTATTCTTGCTCCCCTTGAGACTATCAG GACAAGGATGGTTGTAGGAGTAGGATCTAGGCATATTTTTGGTACTTTTGTGGAGATCATTGAACAAAATGGGTGGCAAGGGCTTTGGGCGGGAAATACAATCAACATGCTCCGCATTATTCCAACACAAGCAGTAGAGCTCGCAACATTCGAGTGTGTCAAAAGGAGCATGGCAGAAGCACAAGAGAAATGGAAAGAGGATGGATACCCAAAGATACAGCTTGGCAACCTGAAAATTGAGCTGCCACTCCACTTCTTGTCTCCAGTTGCTATtggcggtgctgctgctggaatAGCTGGCACATTGGCTTGTCATCCTCTTGAAGTTATCAAG GATCGCTTGACTGTCAGTCGAGAGGTTTATCCTACCATTAGCCTTGCCTTCAGCAAGATCTACCAGACTGAAGGCATAGGTGGTCTATATTCTGGCCTCTGTCCAACACTAATTGGCATGATTCCTTACAGCACATGCTACTTCTTTATGTATGATACAATCAAGACCTCTTACTGCCGCTTACATAAGAAATCATCTTTGAGTCGTCCTGAGCTAGTACTTATTGGGGCTCTTTCAG GCCTCACTGCAAGTACAATCAGCTTCCCGCTGGAAGTAGCAAGGAAGCGGCTCATGGTCGGAGCCCTGAAGGGCAAGTGCCCGCCCAACATGATTGCTGCCTTGTCGGAGGTGATCAAGGAGGACGGCCTCCTGGGACTTTACCGGGGATGGGGCGCAAGCTGCCTGAAGGTCATGCCGAATTCCGGCATCACCTGGATGTTCTACGAGGCTTGGAAGGACATTCTTCTCGCTGACAAGGACAAGCAGCGTGCTTAG
- the LOC120695737 gene encoding ninein-like isoform X1 — translation MRIMRRLMLAAALLLLLLLVAGPAAAQDAAVEGVAPAAEELAANARAKEAAVLAAELVQLRAKISALESRIADQTLELKTKDDAIETLDMIVKEKSQQITTMQNQAASLQAKGSSAAEEQASKANARAIELEKLIEKLKKDITAQKSKKAALEARASDADKKVQELNMKLEKLQRTGDDQKRRIQKTEHALKVAEEELMKVQLETTTKAKQLREVHGAWLPPWLATHAAHSMEVVSNHWNEHGKPAFDSLLQKASEKSAQAKKWAEPHVETAKTKWMPVAKEKWATLKKNAEPYVQMVSEKSVEVYQTSSDFIRPHLLNAHQVADPYFQEAKKLSKPYIDQIVTATKPHVEKIRTTLKPYTKRARHVYGQFLQTATTYHQQAQATISGYLHQHEFTKQFVTDELVWYLAAAMLVMPIFVLYTLLVDTFCTKKQKKTPRSSNTNHGHRRHKRRHADK, via the exons ATGCGGATCATGAGGCGGCTcatgctggcggcggcgctgctgctgctgctgctactcgtcgcggggccggcggcggcgcaggacgcggcggtggagggcgtggcgccggcggcggaggagctcgccgcGAACGCGAGGGCCAAGGAGGCGGCGGTTCTGGCCGCGGAGCTGGTCCAGCTCCGGGCGAAGATCTCCGCGTTAG AGTCACGCATTGCAGACCAGACCCTGGAGTtgaagaccaaggacgatgcaATTGAAACACTGGATATGATTGTCAAAGAGAAGTCGCAGCAGATAACTACTATGCAGAATCAAGCAGCTTCCCTCCAG GCAAAGGGCTCTTCAGCTGCAGAGGAGCAAGCAAGCAAGGCCAATGCACGGGCTATTGAGCTCGAGAAGCTG attgagaagctcaagaaggatATTACAGCACAAAAAAGCAAAAAGGCAGCTCTGGAGGCTAGGGCCAGCGATGCAGATAAGAAGGTGCAAGAGCTGAATATGAAGCTGGAGAAA CTCCAGAGGACAGGCGATGATCAAAAGCGCAGGATTCAGAAGACTGAACATGCTCTTAAAGTTGCTGAG GAGGAACTGATGAAGGTGCAGCTGGAAACAACAACAAAAGCAAAACAGCTGAGAGAG GTTCATGGAGCTTGGTTGCCACCTTGGTTGGCGACACATGCAGCTCACTCTATG GAGGTGGTATCAAATCACTGGAACGAACATGGGAAACCTGCCTTCGACAGCTTATTGCAGAAG GCATCAGAAAAATCAGCCCAGGCAAAGAAATGGGCTGAGCCCCATGTGGAAACTGCTAAGACG AAATGGATGCCTGTTGCTAAAGAAAAATGGGCTACCTTGAAGAAAAATGCGGAGCCTTATGTCCAAATGGTCTCAGAGAAATCAGTGGAGGTTTATCAAACATCAAGTGACTTTATTAGGCCTCATCTTTTAAATGCACATCAAGTTGCTGATCCCTACTTCCAG GAAGCCAAGAAATTATCCAAACCCTATATCGATCAAATTGTTACAGCCACTAAACCACATGTTGAGAAAATTAGAACTACTCTGAAGCCTTATACTAAAAGAGCACGCCATGTATATGGACAATTTCTTCAGACAGCTACTACATATCATCAGCAG GCTCAGGCAACTATCTCGGGTTACCTTCACCAACATGAATTTACAAAACAATTTGTAACTGATGAGTTGGTGTGGTATCTG GCTGCTGCTATGTTGGTTATGCCCATTTTTGTTTTATACACGCTCCTAGTTGACACATTCTG tacaaagaagcagaagaaaacCCCACGGAGCAGTAATACCAACCATGGCCATCGGAGGCATAAGCGCCGGCATGCTGACAAATAG